Proteins encoded within one genomic window of bacterium:
- a CDS encoding DnaJ domain-containing protein, giving the protein MQERNEFYAILGVKPSVSQDELKTAFRRLVRIYHPDINPDPSAVERLQEVIHAYHEIAESDEHKPSIWTYVRNSSSDEAPTSHSKSCVRTQKSCITPHQPYKRRRLVVALGLSATLGYFSLLTGQYNRAVGISESPNISTMVQQARSPGKQLSDSITQEKILIELTPPRVFLDPSPDQNRKELIVLARLQYDVANKLKVHYRKHASMQTSLREKKQSLKLSAYYEVFGKWLGCVEYKLRGRDVDQKLAYYSKIMQKSQLSYEKKADLPNNQSAEPIESPYRIASVYW; this is encoded by the coding sequence ATGCAAGAACGAAACGAATTCTATGCAATATTAGGCGTTAAGCCCTCCGTGTCACAAGACGAACTAAAAACGGCATTCCGCCGGCTAGTTCGTATCTATCATCCGGATATTAATCCCGATCCGAGCGCAGTTGAACGTCTCCAAGAGGTCATTCACGCCTATCACGAAATCGCCGAATCGGATGAGCATAAGCCGTCGATCTGGACTTATGTAAGAAATTCATCCTCGGACGAAGCGCCTACCTCACATTCAAAATCTTGTGTTCGCACTCAGAAATCGTGCATCACCCCTCACCAACCGTATAAAAGAAGACGATTAGTCGTCGCACTTGGTCTATCCGCCACTTTGGGATATTTCTCTCTTCTGACAGGGCAATATAACCGTGCGGTTGGAATATCCGAATCACCAAATATTTCAACAATGGTTCAACAGGCTCGAAGTCCTGGCAAGCAGTTATCTGATAGCATAACCCAAGAGAAAATTCTTATCGAGCTAACTCCTCCCCGTGTTTTCTTAGATCCAAGCCCCGATCAGAATCGCAAAGAACTTATTGTTCTAGCCAGGCTCCAATACGATGTCGCTAATAAGTTGAAAGTTCATTATCGAAAACACGCCTCTATGCAAACATCACTCAGGGAAAAAAAGCAGAGCTTAAAATTATCCGCTTACTATGAGGTATTCGGCAAATGGCTTGGCTGCGTAGAATATAAGCTTCGAGGAAGGGATGTCGACCAGAAACTTGCTTATTATTCCAAAATAATGCAGAAATCTCAACTGAGTTATGAGAAAAAGGCAGATTTGCCCAACAACCAAAGCGCTGAACCGATAGAAAGTCCCTATCGCATCGCCTCTGTTTATTGGTAA
- a CDS encoding amidohydrolase family protein has product MDTTALKQNLLKSIEKFEVIDCHEHLRPEKVRLEKKVDVFTFFSHYCHWDLLTAGMPDASYQALYNHNLPLDYRWDSFEPYWENIRYGCYATTALISAKKFYGVDDINRKTYRALSEAIQKNNTPGLYERVLKDACNIRTTLNQCGITDTESPLLTPILWIPLNDSVSSILDFSSDTPIRTLDDYIYAMKKWILKVKSEGVVALKHIIRPYYEPNRADALECFNTIMNGGTPFTWRGTGGLEPFTRRNPMHDYVLDEVFKFAGQQDMPIAVHAGVWGDFRELDPKHMIPVLTRHPNVRFDLYHLGYPYVRDTIMMGKSFPNVWVNLAWVHTVSKKATYEALDELIDTVPMNKILGFGGDYETPVEKAYGHLVMARDNIAGVLAGRVAAKHMTEDQALTIAKKWLFDNPVELYRLKF; this is encoded by the coding sequence ATGGATACAACTGCTTTAAAACAGAATTTATTGAAATCGATTGAGAAATTTGAAGTCATCGACTGTCATGAGCACTTGCGGCCGGAAAAGGTTCGACTTGAGAAGAAAGTCGATGTCTTCACTTTTTTCTCACACTATTGCCACTGGGATCTTCTGACTGCGGGGATGCCCGATGCATCTTACCAGGCGCTCTATAACCATAACCTCCCACTCGATTACCGTTGGGACAGCTTCGAACCTTATTGGGAGAATATTCGTTATGGCTGCTATGCAACAACTGCGTTAATAAGCGCAAAGAAGTTTTATGGGGTTGATGACATTAATCGGAAAACCTATCGCGCGCTTTCGGAAGCAATTCAAAAGAACAACACGCCGGGGTTATATGAGCGTGTCCTTAAAGATGCCTGCAATATCCGCACCACACTAAATCAATGTGGAATTACAGATACTGAATCGCCTCTATTGACCCCAATTTTATGGATCCCGCTTAACGACTCGGTTTCGTCTATACTCGATTTCTCTTCCGATACACCTATTCGAACGCTCGATGACTACATTTATGCCATGAAAAAGTGGATTTTAAAAGTTAAGTCGGAAGGCGTTGTTGCCTTAAAACACATTATACGACCCTACTATGAACCCAACAGGGCAGATGCTCTGGAATGTTTTAACACGATCATGAATGGTGGAACACCCTTTACATGGCGCGGAACCGGCGGACTTGAGCCATTTACTCGCCGAAATCCAATGCATGATTATGTTTTAGATGAAGTGTTCAAGTTTGCTGGCCAACAGGATATGCCGATTGCCGTTCATGCCGGTGTATGGGGAGATTTCCGTGAGCTCGACCCGAAACACATGATCCCAGTACTCACGAGACACCCCAATGTTCGCTTTGACTTGTACCACTTGGGCTACCCATATGTTCGCGACACGATAATGATGGGCAAAAGCTTTCCTAATGTTTGGGTCAACTTGGCCTGGGTTCATACCGTCTCGAAGAAAGCAACTTATGAAGCTTTGGATGAGCTCATCGATACGGTGCCGATGAATAAGATTTTAGGCTTCGGCGGCGATTATGAAACTCCAGTCGAAAAAGCCTACGGGCACTTAGTAATGGCAAGAGACAACATCGCCGGTGTTCTAGCGGGGCGTGTTGCCGCAAAGCACATGACCGAAGACCAAGCTCTCACCATCGCTAAAAAATGGCTTTTCGACAATCCCGTGGAGCTTTATCGGCTGAAGTTTTAG
- a CDS encoding DUF3006 domain-containing protein yields the protein MKAYLDRIEEEIAVFLFENAEFYLPVSLLPEGSKPGLWFRLSLKIDDGTTAEARNRVAKLVDELNE from the coding sequence GTGAAAGCGTATTTAGATCGGATAGAGGAAGAGATAGCGGTTTTTCTTTTTGAGAATGCCGAGTTTTACCTCCCCGTATCGCTCTTGCCGGAAGGCAGCAAACCGGGACTATGGTTTCGTTTGAGCCTAAAAATTGATGATGGAACTACAGCAGAGGCGCGCAATCGGGTGGCGAAGCTGGTAGATGAATTAAACGAATAA
- a CDS encoding amidohydrolase family protein: MMEVETIKIRLLNQLEKIEVIDCHEHLGPESERTDTEVDVFSLFSHYTVGDLFAAGMSPTQHQSLLNRNLPLDYRWGLFEPFWENIRYTSYSEAALITARKFYGADDINKNTYQAITEAVKKFNTPGIYNRILKEACNIRTCLTLPLGYTGNELGTPLLTLLKWMPGTNTRSNFLNPEFAPDAVIRTLDDFIDAYKAWLVKCKADGAVALKLFSSPFGEPNRQEAICQFNKLVSGEINDLPERNVIADYVIDEIIKFIGQQDMVMAVHTGYWGDFRQLSPLHMIPVLMRHPNVRFDLFHLGYPFVREAIMMGKGFPNVWLNLCWTHIISKKFAFEAMDELIDTVPVNKIMAFGGDYGSYAVEKVYGHLVMAKDNFATVMANRIAAKHLTEEQAMSIAQKWFFDNPKALYKLDV; this comes from the coding sequence ATGATGGAAGTTGAGACGATAAAAATAAGGTTACTTAACCAGCTAGAGAAAATAGAGGTCATTGACTGTCACGAGCACCTTGGGCCAGAATCGGAGCGCACCGATACTGAAGTGGATGTTTTCTCACTCTTTAGCCACTATACGGTAGGCGATCTTTTTGCCGCTGGAATGTCGCCCACCCAACACCAATCCCTCCTCAATAGAAATCTTCCGCTCGATTATCGTTGGGGATTATTCGAGCCTTTTTGGGAAAATATCCGCTACACCTCATATTCAGAAGCGGCGCTTATAACCGCCCGCAAGTTCTATGGCGCGGATGATATCAATAAGAACACCTACCAGGCAATCACCGAAGCCGTTAAGAAGTTCAATACTCCCGGTATCTATAATCGAATCCTCAAAGAGGCATGCAACATCCGAACTTGCTTGACCTTACCCCTCGGCTATACCGGCAACGAACTTGGCACTCCTTTATTAACTCTTCTAAAGTGGATGCCCGGCACGAACACTCGCTCTAATTTCCTAAATCCTGAATTCGCACCGGATGCGGTTATACGAACATTAGATGATTTTATAGATGCCTATAAGGCCTGGCTGGTCAAGTGTAAAGCCGATGGGGCAGTTGCCCTTAAGCTCTTTTCCAGCCCATTTGGCGAACCTAATCGACAGGAAGCAATTTGTCAATTCAACAAGCTCGTATCCGGAGAAATCAACGACCTGCCTGAACGCAACGTTATTGCGGACTATGTGATCGATGAGATTATCAAGTTCATCGGCCAACAGGATATGGTGATGGCAGTGCATACGGGCTATTGGGGTGATTTCCGACAACTCAGCCCGCTTCACATGATCCCTGTGCTCATGCGCCACCCGAACGTTCGATTTGATTTATTCCACCTCGGCTATCCTTTCGTGCGCGAGGCAATTATGATGGGCAAAGGCTTCCCCAATGTTTGGCTAAACCTATGCTGGACCCACATCATCTCGAAGAAGTTCGCCTTCGAAGCGATGGATGAACTGATTGATACGGTACCAGTTAATAAGATCATGGCTTTTGGCGGGGATTATGGCTCTTACGCAGTCGAAAAGGTTTACGGTCACCTCGTCATGGCGAAAGATAATTTTGCTACGGTAATGGCAAATCGAATTGCCGCCAAACATCTCACTGAAGAACAAGCGATGTCCATCGCCCAAAAATGGTTCTTCGACAATCCAAAGGCGCTTTATAAACTGGATGTTTAA
- a CDS encoding amidohydrolase family protein, with the protein MAFRQSRGALSAEVLVEEGMIPEVETIKQNLLKEIEQIPVIDCHEHLPTEEEHLSMTLDLFSLFLSYTLLDLRQAGMSEEDTQSLFNKNLPLESRWELFEPYWNQVRYGSYAQAVLITVKKFWGIEDINRNTYQTLSEAIANSNTPGIYDRVLKDACNIKTCLTQCGKTDTGTALLTPVIWIPDCDTEGTIRFLDFEPSTRLESLDDYVDAVCNYIRRVKSEGAVGLKCFGQEFTAPDKKAASEIFKHFHDNEDFSPLKKEQRAFIPPSPLFNYIADIAFGLATELELVFAIHTGYWGDFRNWNPTNVIPTLERHPNTRFDLYHLGYPFVGESINIGDRFPNVWLNFCWTHIISKKCAYETMDQVIDTVPVNKILGFGGDYGVPSQTVYGHLVMARDNIAGVLANRIANKKLTETQA; encoded by the coding sequence ATGGCTTTTCGACAATCCCGTGGAGCTTTATCGGCTGAAGTTTTAGTTGAGGAAGGCATGATCCCTGAAGTGGAAACTATTAAACAAAATTTACTAAAAGAAATCGAACAGATTCCGGTTATTGATTGCCATGAGCATCTACCGACTGAGGAAGAGCATCTTTCTATGACATTAGATTTGTTCAGCCTCTTCCTTTCCTACACCCTATTAGACCTTAGACAGGCGGGTATGTCGGAAGAAGATACTCAATCTCTCTTTAACAAAAACCTGCCTCTGGAGAGCCGATGGGAGTTGTTTGAACCTTACTGGAATCAGGTTCGATATGGTTCTTACGCCCAGGCAGTTCTAATAACAGTAAAAAAGTTTTGGGGCATCGAGGATATCAACCGTAATACTTATCAAACCCTCTCAGAGGCAATCGCTAACTCGAATACCCCTGGGATTTATGATCGAGTTCTAAAAGATGCCTGCAACATCAAAACTTGCCTCACCCAGTGCGGCAAGACCGATACTGGCACGGCCTTATTAACTCCCGTTATATGGATCCCGGATTGCGATACGGAAGGCACTATTCGGTTCTTAGACTTTGAACCTAGTACACGTCTTGAAAGCTTAGATGATTACGTGGATGCAGTTTGTAATTACATTCGAAGGGTGAAATCAGAAGGAGCTGTCGGTCTCAAGTGCTTCGGTCAAGAGTTTACAGCGCCGGATAAGAAAGCGGCATCAGAAATCTTCAAACATTTCCATGACAATGAGGACTTTTCACCATTAAAGAAGGAGCAACGGGCTTTCATTCCTCCAAGTCCATTGTTCAATTATATCGCCGATATTGCATTCGGTCTCGCTACGGAACTTGAATTGGTCTTCGCTATCCATACGGGTTACTGGGGCGATTTCCGCAACTGGAATCCAACTAATGTGATACCTACCCTTGAGCGGCATCCGAATACGCGCTTTGACTTGTACCATCTTGGCTATCCCTTCGTGGGCGAATCGATCAATATCGGAGATCGCTTTCCCAACGTCTGGCTCAATTTTTGTTGGACACACATTATCTCGAAGAAGTGCGCCTATGAAACCATGGATCAAGTCATCGACACCGTGCCGGTGAACAAGATTTTAGGTTTCGGCGGCGACTACGGCGTTCCCTCCCAGACAGTCTACGGCCACTTAGTAATGGCAAGAGACAACATCGCCGGGGTACTGGCTAATCGAATTGCAAATAAGAAATTAACGGAAACCCAAGC
- the leuB gene encoding 3-isopropylmalate dehydrogenase — translation MALKIAVLPGDGVGVEVTAEAVKVLKAIGRKFKIEMVFEEALIGGVAYDATGHPLPDETLALCKSSDAVLLGAVGGPKWDKIQPPSLRPEAGALLPLRRALGLFANLRPAKLSNALIHTAPLKTELIEGLDILVVRELTGGIYFGEPKERRDNGKTAVDTCVYTAKEIEQIAKVGFEAARMRRKQLTSVDKANVLETSRLWREVVIEVSAHYPDIQLNHMLVDNAAMQLVRSPLQFDVILTENMFGDILSDEAAMLTGSLGMLPSASLGEGDFGLYEPVHGSAPDIAGQNKANPMAAILSTAMLMRYTAHHEEAAQTIEKAVENCLSSGTSTSDIGGCATTSQVGDMVSEKV, via the coding sequence ATGGCGCTCAAGATTGCGGTACTGCCAGGTGATGGGGTTGGTGTTGAGGTGACAGCGGAAGCTGTAAAGGTACTCAAAGCTATCGGGCGAAAGTTTAAGATTGAGATGGTGTTTGAGGAAGCGCTTATCGGAGGAGTGGCTTATGATGCAACCGGTCATCCATTACCTGATGAGACCCTGGCATTGTGCAAATCCAGCGATGCCGTCCTTCTAGGCGCCGTCGGAGGACCGAAATGGGACAAAATCCAACCACCGAGTCTTCGCCCCGAAGCGGGAGCGCTATTACCCTTACGCCGCGCGCTTGGGCTTTTCGCAAACCTCAGACCAGCTAAACTATCCAATGCTCTCATTCATACTGCCCCCCTCAAAACGGAACTCATCGAAGGGCTAGATATTTTGGTTGTGCGTGAACTCACCGGCGGCATCTATTTTGGTGAACCTAAGGAACGCCGTGATAATGGAAAAACTGCGGTTGATACCTGCGTCTATACAGCAAAAGAAATCGAGCAAATTGCGAAAGTTGGTTTCGAAGCGGCCCGAATGCGCCGCAAGCAACTGACTTCTGTTGATAAAGCCAATGTGCTTGAGACATCACGGCTTTGGAGGGAGGTTGTGATCGAAGTAAGCGCACACTATCCTGACATTCAACTTAATCACATGCTAGTTGATAATGCAGCCATGCAACTCGTCCGCTCACCGCTTCAATTCGATGTAATTCTAACAGAAAATATGTTCGGCGACATCCTCAGTGATGAAGCGGCGATGCTGACCGGTAGTCTCGGTATGCTCCCAAGCGCTAGTTTAGGAGAAGGTGATTTTGGTCTCTACGAACCTGTCCACGGCAGCGCTCCCGATATTGCCGGCCAAAACAAAGCCAACCCTATGGCGGCTATCCTATCAACAGCGATGCTAATGCGCTACACGGCTCATCACGAAGAAGCTGCCCAAACCATTGAAAAAGCTGTTGAAAACTGCCTATCCTCTGGTACCAGCACCTCCGACATTGGCGGCTGCGCTACCACTTCACAAGTAGGTGATATGGTTTCAGAAAAGGTATAG